From the genome of Geminocystis herdmanii PCC 6308, one region includes:
- a CDS encoding KH domain-containing protein, whose protein sequence is MLNSELNTNNNGCSPDYDGLVRFLIEPLLESPELLSFDCEHISSTKRVWIRLAFEENEKGKIYGRGGRNIQALRNVLQTAAQLAGDNLFLEIYEDQEKTRERRSRPPLRQSPPPRPAGDHFTRRPIKRSNIG, encoded by the coding sequence ATGCTTAATAGTGAATTAAATACAAATAATAACGGATGTTCCCCTGATTATGATGGTTTAGTCCGTTTTTTGATTGAGCCTTTACTAGAATCTCCTGAATTGTTGAGTTTTGATTGTGAGCATATATCCAGTACTAAAAGAGTCTGGATTCGTCTGGCATTTGAAGAAAACGAAAAAGGCAAGATTTACGGTAGAGGCGGAAGAAATATTCAAGCCTTGAGGAATGTTTTACAAACTGCTGCTCAACTAGCAGGGGATAACCTTTTCTTGGAAATTTATGAAGATCAGGAAAAGACAAGAGAAAGACGATCGAGACCTCCTCTGCGTCAATCTCCCCCTCCTCGCCCAGCAGGAGATCATTTTACTCGCCGTCCGATCAAACGATCGAATATCGGCTAA
- the purH gene encoding bifunctional phosphoribosylaminoimidazolecarboxamide formyltransferase/IMP cyclohydrolase, with amino-acid sequence MTGLALLSVSDKTGIVELAKTLVEEFNFQIISSGGTAKTLQSAGIPVTKVSDYTGSPEILGGRVKTLHPRIHGGILARLELDSHQQDLQTNEIRPFDLVAVNLYPFEKTIAQDNCTVEEAIEQIDIGGPAMVRASAKNYAHVTILTNPARYDDYLQELRANQGKTTLAFRQARSAEAFAMTASYDQAICRYFAQINPESADYYGIGGQKIATLRYGENPHQKASWYQNGSEAKGWTSANQLQGKELSYNNLVDLEAARRIVCEFPSNEPAVVIIKHTNPCGVAVGETLFEAYQKAYNADSVSAFGGIVALNQPLDAPTAQAMSKIFLECIVAPDITEEAKAILAKKSNLRVLLLSDLNSGSQDNIKAIAGGFLIQDNDTSIELPDTWQIVTEKQPTETELQELLFAWKIVKHVKSNAIVLTKNRTTLGVGAGQMNRVGSVKIALEQAGEEARGAFLASDAFFPFDDSVRTSAEAGITAIIQPGGSIRDEDSIKAANELGLVMVFTGVRHFLH; translated from the coding sequence ATGACAGGTTTAGCCTTATTAAGTGTATCCGATAAAACAGGCATTGTAGAATTAGCCAAAACATTAGTAGAAGAATTTAACTTTCAAATCATCAGTAGTGGTGGTACAGCAAAAACCTTACAATCTGCTGGTATTCCCGTTACTAAAGTAAGTGATTATACAGGATCACCCGAAATTTTAGGGGGGAGAGTCAAAACCCTACATCCTCGCATTCACGGCGGTATCTTAGCAAGATTAGAATTAGACTCTCATCAACAAGACTTACAAACTAACGAAATTCGCCCCTTTGACTTAGTAGCTGTCAATTTATACCCCTTTGAGAAAACCATCGCCCAAGATAATTGTACAGTAGAGGAAGCCATTGAGCAAATAGACATCGGTGGTCCTGCTATGGTGAGAGCGAGTGCGAAAAACTATGCTCACGTCACTATTTTGACGAATCCCGCCCGTTATGACGATTATTTGCAGGAATTAAGAGCGAATCAAGGTAAAACTACATTAGCATTTCGTCAAGCTCGATCGGCGGAAGCCTTCGCCATGACAGCCAGTTATGATCAAGCAATTTGTCGTTACTTTGCTCAAATTAACCCCGAATCTGCCGATTATTACGGTATCGGGGGGCAGAAAATTGCCACCCTTCGTTATGGTGAAAACCCTCATCAGAAAGCTAGTTGGTATCAAAACGGAAGCGAGGCTAAAGGTTGGACATCAGCGAATCAATTACAAGGCAAAGAATTAAGCTATAACAACTTAGTTGATTTAGAAGCCGCGCGGAGAATTGTCTGTGAATTTCCTAGTAATGAACCTGCTGTAGTAATTATTAAACATACTAATCCCTGCGGTGTAGCAGTGGGAGAAACTCTTTTCGAGGCGTATCAAAAGGCTTATAATGCTGATTCTGTATCAGCTTTTGGAGGGATTGTAGCATTAAATCAACCCCTTGATGCGCCCACAGCCCAAGCCATGAGTAAAATATTTTTAGAGTGTATTGTTGCTCCTGATATTACCGAAGAAGCTAAGGCAATTTTAGCTAAAAAATCTAACTTGAGAGTCTTACTTTTATCTGATTTAAACTCTGGTAGTCAGGATAACATTAAAGCCATTGCAGGGGGATTTTTAATTCAAGATAATGATACCTCGATCGAGCTTCCTGATACATGGCAAATTGTCACCGAAAAACAACCCACCGAAACCGAATTACAAGAATTATTATTTGCGTGGAAAATCGTTAAACACGTTAAATCTAATGCCATCGTGCTTACGAAAAATCGTACTACATTGGGGGTGGGAGCAGGACAAATGAACCGTGTAGGCTCGGTTAAAATTGCCCTTGAACAAGCAGGAGAGGAGGCTAGGGGTGCATTTTTAGCTAGTGACGCTTTCTTCCCCTTTGATGACTCCGTTAGAACATCCGCCGAAGCAGGTATTACAGCAATTATTCAACCCGGAGGCTCAATTCGTGACGAAGATTCCATCAAAGCCGCCAATGAATTAGGTTTAGTGATGGTATTTACTGGAGTACGTCATTTCTTGCATTAG
- a CDS encoding ankyrin repeat domain-containing protein, whose product MSLHSAITHKDIFKIQELLSSQPCSDKERNLGLIYAIQRGYMNIAQLLIDADADVNFQNSPHQMTPLMFACAGNHESLCQLLINNGADVNLTNDDETSPLMIASYRGYTPIVKMLLNNHARVNHQDLDGDNSLYLAIKSNHFEVVNLLIDYGADVFLDDGALSIAIDQDNMEMVDFLLARSIDVNHSNDEGMTPLMMASAHGNITIIERLLEAKANVNHRDKNGDSALHLAVLEGHLLIVRKILQRGANPNIRNQDGDSPLLIACVQGYTEIVVELLKYNADVNFHNETETPLGLAIVNGWQKIAIHLLHAGANPNTILGDGKTVLMKMCDRNNLPLIAELLKAGADVNLEDNGGGTALMWASHKGNIDAVKLLVKVEGINIHHQNHGGYTAISLAEYNKYPEVAKFLKEC is encoded by the coding sequence ATGAGTTTACATTCTGCCATCACCCATAAAGATATTTTTAAAATACAAGAATTATTATCATCTCAACCGTGCAGTGATAAAGAAAGAAATCTAGGATTAATTTATGCTATACAAAGAGGGTATATGAACATTGCTCAATTATTAATTGATGCTGACGCTGATGTTAACTTTCAAAATTCTCCCCATCAAATGACACCTCTAATGTTTGCTTGTGCTGGAAATCATGAATCTTTGTGTCAATTATTAATTAATAATGGTGCTGATGTTAATTTGACGAATGATGATGAAACTTCCCCTCTGATGATTGCTAGTTATCGTGGATATACTCCCATTGTCAAAATGTTGTTAAATAATCATGCTAGGGTTAATCATCAAGATTTGGATGGTGATAATTCTCTCTATTTGGCGATTAAATCTAATCATTTTGAGGTAGTTAATTTATTAATTGATTATGGTGCGGATGTTTTTCTTGATGATGGTGCTTTGAGTATAGCGATCGATCAAGATAATATGGAGATGGTGGATTTTTTATTAGCACGATCGATCGATGTTAATCATAGTAATGATGAAGGTATGACACCATTAATGATGGCTTCCGCCCATGGTAATATAACTATCATTGAAAGATTATTAGAAGCCAAGGCAAATGTTAACCATCGGGATAAAAATGGCGATAGTGCTTTACATTTAGCGGTGTTAGAAGGACATTTACTTATAGTACGAAAAATACTACAAAGAGGAGCAAATCCGAATATCCGTAATCAAGATGGAGATTCTCCCTTACTGATTGCTTGTGTGCAGGGTTATACGGAAATTGTCGTAGAATTGTTAAAGTATAATGCTGATGTAAATTTTCATAATGAAACCGAGACTCCCCTTGGTTTAGCTATTGTCAATGGTTGGCAAAAAATAGCGATTCATCTACTTCACGCTGGGGCAAATCCCAATACTATTTTAGGTGATGGTAAAACTGTTTTAATGAAAATGTGCGATCGAAATAACTTACCATTAATTGCTGAGTTGTTAAAAGCAGGAGCAGATGTTAACCTTGAAGATAATGGAGGAGGCACAGCTTTAATGTGGGCTTCCCATAAAGGAAATATAGATGCGGTTAAATTGTTGGTTAAAGTAGAAGGAATTAACATTCACCATCAAAATCATGGGGGATATACGGCAATTAGTTTAGCAGAATATAATAAATATCCTGAAGTGGCAAAATTCTTAAAAGAATGTTGA
- the rpsP gene encoding 30S ribosomal protein S16, with protein MVKLRLKRLGKKREVSYRIVAMNSRDRRDGKALEELGFYNPRSDETRLNVPAIVTRLQQGAQPTETVRRILVKAKVFEQVNA; from the coding sequence ATGGTTAAATTACGTTTAAAACGCTTAGGAAAAAAAAGAGAAGTTAGTTATCGTATTGTAGCAATGAATAGTCGAGATCGTCGAGATGGAAAAGCCTTAGAAGAATTAGGTTTTTATAACCCCAGAAGTGACGAAACAAGATTAAATGTACCTGCTATTGTTACTCGTTTACAACAAGGAGCTCAACCCACGGAAACCGTGCGCCGTATTTTGGTAAAAGCAAAAGTATTTGAACAAGTAAATGCTTAA
- a CDS encoding DUF2442 domain-containing protein: MLKDIIEVKPLENYQLYLKFEDNKEGVIDISEIIKFTGIFTPLKQIDYFKTVKLNPEWGTIYWDNGADLAPDVLYCIITKQNLPQFSSKKLIINLSN, from the coding sequence ATGTTAAAAGATATTATTGAAGTTAAACCATTAGAAAATTATCAACTTTACCTGAAATTTGAAGATAATAAAGAGGGAGTAATTGATATTAGTGAAATTATCAAATTTACTGGTATTTTTACCCCTTTAAAACAAATAGATTATTTTAAAACAGTTAAATTAAATCCCGAATGGGGAACAATTTATTGGGATAACGGGGCGGATTTAGCTCCAGATGTACTTTATTGTATTATCACAAAGCAAAATTTACCACAATTTTCAAGCAAAAAATTAATTATTAATCTTTCTAATTAA